In Amycolatopsis jiangsuensis, the following proteins share a genomic window:
- a CDS encoding LLM class flavin-dependent oxidoreductase, with product MTEPVPRMRFGVHSGQQYESYDEMLRLWQCAEELGYDWCSVFDHLRPPMGGPAGPCFEGTTLLSALAASTRRIRCALMVAPVAWRHPAVLAALAATIDHVSDGRVELGIGVGGADLAHTQYGLPRPSRAERSGMLEETAAVLRGLWSGGPVSFAGRHYRLDDAHLRPAPVQARLPLVVGGVSDPVLRTAARYGDVWNSLLAEPDRYRARSARLDRACEEAGRDPARVRRSMTFRALLVEDRAELPRELDRLRRRYPPDSPVWPEYLVFGTPAQCAEALWPYRELGVTDFVLGVRPPVDWRSVTLFADQVVPLLRGRRAAA from the coding sequence ATGACCGAGCCGGTGCCGCGGATGCGCTTCGGAGTCCACTCCGGACAGCAGTACGAGAGCTACGACGAGATGCTGCGGCTGTGGCAATGCGCCGAGGAACTCGGCTACGACTGGTGCTCCGTGTTCGACCACCTGCGCCCGCCGATGGGCGGGCCGGCCGGACCCTGTTTCGAGGGCACGACCCTGTTGTCCGCGCTCGCCGCGAGTACGCGCCGGATCCGCTGTGCGCTCATGGTCGCCCCGGTGGCGTGGCGGCACCCGGCCGTGCTGGCCGCGCTCGCCGCCACTATCGACCACGTCAGCGACGGCCGCGTCGAACTCGGCATCGGCGTCGGCGGCGCGGATCTCGCGCACACCCAGTACGGTCTGCCCCGCCCGTCGCGCGCCGAGCGGTCCGGCATGCTGGAGGAGACCGCCGCCGTGCTGCGCGGTTTGTGGTCGGGAGGCCCGGTCTCCTTCGCCGGCCGGCACTACCGGCTCGACGATGCCCACCTGCGTCCCGCGCCGGTGCAAGCCCGGCTGCCGCTGGTGGTCGGCGGGGTGAGCGATCCGGTGCTGCGCACCGCGGCGCGCTACGGAGACGTCTGGAACAGCTTGCTCGCCGAACCGGACCGGTACCGTGCGCGCAGCGCGCGGCTGGACCGCGCGTGCGAGGAAGCCGGCCGGGATCCGGCGCGGGTCCGCCGTTCGATGACGTTCCGCGCCTTGCTCGTGGAGGACCGCGCGGAGCTGCCGCGCGAACTCGACCGGCTGCGGCGGCGCTACCCGCCCGATTCCCCGGTGTGGCCGGAGTACCTGGTCTTCGGTACCCCCGCGCAGTGCGCCGAAGCGTTGTGGCCGTACCGGGAACTCGGAGTCACCGATTTCGTGCTCGGCGTCCGGCCGCCGGTGGACTGGCGCTCCGTCACGCTCTTCGCCGACCAGGTCGTCCCGCTGCTGCGTGGCCGGCGCGCCGCGGCGTGA
- a CDS encoding class I adenylate-forming enzyme family protein, whose protein sequence is MTVTDDVRAHHYGDPAAVVPASPWRTPLDGLDWFSACQGDAPFVTAVAHDGTETTVNYRTAAAASRALAGWLCAEFGTTRPAVLAFAPTNDVPSVLTVLAVLRAGFGLLMLGPADPPERHALQLEAAGALATLHLPGTDAPHPDSRALPHWREPAEPAASPPPLDPAADALYFATSGSTAASKLVAQTHVNAVANAEAVRRHHGLVRGDRVLACLPIHHVNGLHFTVLGTMLAGAHTVLCESFSPLGYPATLQTFRPRIASVVPGILEALVETWRRPRLPAEFAYFVSAAAPLTSRTARAVADRLGARVLQGYGLSETTNFSCTLPPSLSDATYRELMLEADIPSVGTAVYGNEVAVLDPAGAPLPAGEVGEICMRGHNVMSRYVHNANATREAFRGGWFHSQDLGYRIERDGRGLFVLTGRLKNIAKVAGESVSLDEMDRALRALPQVRDAACVTVPDRFAGEKIVAAVVLSGEGQTGTAGLTGSLRATFPEGVLPSQVIALPAIPRTTTGKVLRPQLRDDLSALGRG, encoded by the coding sequence ATGACAGTCACGGACGACGTACGCGCACACCACTACGGGGACCCGGCCGCGGTGGTACCCGCCTCGCCATGGCGTACCCCGCTGGACGGCCTCGACTGGTTTTCCGCCTGCCAGGGCGACGCTCCCTTCGTCACCGCCGTCGCGCACGACGGCACCGAGACAACCGTGAACTACCGCACCGCCGCCGCCGCGAGCCGCGCACTGGCCGGGTGGCTGTGCGCCGAGTTCGGCACCACCCGCCCCGCCGTACTCGCCTTCGCGCCGACGAACGATGTGCCCTCGGTCCTGACTGTGCTGGCCGTCCTCCGTGCCGGTTTCGGGCTGCTGATGCTCGGTCCAGCCGACCCTCCCGAGCGGCACGCCCTGCAGCTCGAGGCGGCCGGCGCGCTGGCCACCCTGCACCTTCCCGGCACCGACGCCCCGCATCCGGACTCGCGAGCACTGCCGCACTGGAGGGAGCCGGCGGAACCGGCGGCTTCGCCACCCCCGCTCGACCCGGCCGCCGACGCGCTCTACTTCGCGACGTCGGGCTCCACGGCCGCGTCGAAGCTCGTCGCCCAGACCCACGTCAACGCGGTGGCCAACGCCGAAGCCGTGCGGCGCCACCACGGTCTCGTCCGCGGCGACCGGGTGCTCGCGTGCCTACCCATCCACCACGTCAACGGCCTGCACTTCACTGTGCTCGGCACGATGCTCGCCGGTGCGCACACGGTGCTGTGCGAATCCTTCTCCCCACTTGGCTATCCCGCCACGTTGCAGACTTTCCGACCGCGGATCGCCAGCGTCGTGCCCGGCATCCTCGAAGCGCTCGTGGAGACCTGGCGCCGTCCCCGCCTCCCCGCGGAGTTCGCCTACTTCGTCTCCGCCGCGGCACCGTTGACCAGCCGCACGGCGCGGGCCGTCGCCGACCGTCTGGGAGCCCGGGTGCTGCAGGGCTACGGGCTTTCCGAGACCACGAACTTCTCCTGCACGCTGCCTCCGAGCCTGTCCGACGCCACCTACCGGGAGCTGATGCTCGAGGCGGACATCCCCTCTGTCGGGACCGCCGTCTACGGCAACGAGGTCGCGGTCCTGGACCCGGCAGGTGCTCCGCTGCCCGCGGGCGAGGTGGGCGAGATCTGCATGCGGGGCCACAACGTGATGTCGCGTTACGTGCACAACGCGAACGCGACCCGCGAAGCCTTCCGCGGCGGCTGGTTCCACTCCCAGGACCTCGGCTACCGGATCGAGCGGGACGGCCGCGGCTTGTTCGTCCTCACCGGCCGGCTCAAGAACATCGCCAAGGTCGCCGGGGAATCGGTCTCCCTCGACGAGATGGATCGCGCGCTGCGTGCCCTGCCACAGGTCCGGGACGCCGCGTGCGTCACGGTGCCGGACCGGTTCGCCGGGGAGAAGATCGTCGCCGCAGTGGTGCTTTCCGGCGAGGGCCAGACCGGCACCGCCGGGCTGACCGGCTCGCTGCGGGCGACTTTCCCCGAGGGCGTGCTGCCCTCCCAGGTGATCGCACTGCCGGCGATTCCCCGGACCACGACCGGGAAGGTGCTGCGCCCGCAGCTGCGGGACGACTTGAGCGCGCTCGGCCGAGGCTGA
- a CDS encoding pyridoxal phosphate-dependent aminotransferase yields MPLFDPPSRPRRIAVPEEVRARAALARPVETDLDTFCPDVDDRLLEVIARAPDPGDAFALRDLWLGRVEHELGGRALRPELAGLWRGSRPRREVDAEEALSSRATIRFVKELFNWYFRDDVYGALAADRQLLLSSGAVDEERWGLPAALKDCVRFALDRDWYGYSDSRGRVPAREAVAAYENASMDQDVYDGHNVALTMGGTFTVSTLADFLLTGRTGPTGPALCGIPNYPPLVEAVARRGDVRLVPLPSTAGRISLEPLIRALSADTPLVMLQTAANPTGALIDEDELARLIRAAGPRTTVILDECHEWLGPRRTRGTARAAGHVVRVSSLSKNWSAPGMKIGWILAGREFIEDYYEHASTTFGGPPSFLYTVVELLARMERWLVTGLDRPGAAELAEFESSYHLDADRLAAAYTGYRQERREREDALTALREAACHRFSEAARVTVPAYSINAAIHFPGWNDSYRCFRELLRTTGVSTYPGILNFCFSGAVVRVTTARPWAELAEAGDRLASAVPGVLHA; encoded by the coding sequence ATGCCGCTGTTCGATCCCCCGTCTCGGCCCCGGCGCATTGCGGTTCCCGAAGAGGTCCGGGCCCGCGCCGCGCTCGCCCGGCCCGTCGAGACGGACCTGGACACCTTCTGCCCGGACGTCGACGACCGGCTGCTCGAGGTCATCGCCCGCGCCCCGGATCCCGGGGACGCCTTCGCACTGCGGGATCTGTGGCTCGGCCGCGTCGAGCACGAACTCGGAGGCCGGGCCCTGCGACCGGAACTGGCCGGACTCTGGCGCGGATCGCGGCCCCGGCGCGAGGTCGACGCCGAGGAGGCGCTGTCCTCGCGAGCCACGATCCGGTTCGTGAAAGAACTGTTCAACTGGTACTTCCGCGACGACGTCTACGGTGCGCTGGCGGCCGACCGGCAGCTGCTGCTCTCCAGTGGAGCGGTCGACGAGGAACGCTGGGGGCTGCCGGCCGCGCTGAAGGACTGCGTGCGGTTCGCGCTCGACCGGGACTGGTACGGCTACTCGGATTCACGCGGCCGGGTGCCGGCGCGCGAGGCCGTCGCCGCCTACGAGAACGCCTCGATGGACCAGGACGTCTACGACGGGCACAACGTCGCGCTCACCATGGGTGGCACCTTCACCGTGAGCACCCTGGCCGACTTCCTGCTCACCGGCCGGACCGGACCGACCGGCCCGGCGCTGTGCGGTATCCCCAACTACCCGCCGCTGGTGGAGGCGGTCGCCCGCCGTGGCGACGTCCGGCTGGTGCCGCTGCCCAGCACCGCGGGCCGGATTTCGCTCGAACCGCTCATCCGGGCCCTGTCGGCCGACACCCCGCTGGTGATGCTGCAGACCGCGGCGAACCCGACCGGGGCCCTGATCGACGAGGACGAGCTGGCCCGGCTGATCCGCGCGGCGGGTCCGCGGACCACGGTCATCCTCGACGAGTGCCACGAATGGCTCGGGCCGCGGCGTACCCGGGGCACCGCCCGCGCCGCCGGCCACGTGGTACGCGTGTCGAGCCTGTCCAAGAACTGGTCCGCACCGGGCATGAAGATCGGCTGGATCCTGGCCGGCCGGGAGTTCATCGAGGACTACTACGAACACGCGTCGACCACTTTCGGTGGCCCGCCGTCGTTTCTCTACACGGTGGTGGAACTGCTCGCCCGGATGGAACGCTGGCTGGTCACCGGCCTCGACCGGCCGGGCGCGGCCGAGCTCGCCGAGTTCGAGTCGTCCTACCACCTCGACGCCGATCGGCTGGCAGCCGCGTACACGGGCTACCGGCAGGAGCGACGGGAACGCGAGGACGCGTTGACTGCGCTGCGCGAGGCCGCGTGTCACCGGTTCTCGGAGGCGGCGAGGGTGACCGTCCCCGCGTACTCGATCAACGCCGCGATCCACTTTCCCGGCTGGAACGACAGCTACCGGTGCTTCCGCGAGCTGCTGCGCACCACGGGTGTCTCGACCTACCCCGGCATCCTCAACTTCTGCTTCTCCGGCGCGGTGGTCCGGGTGACCACGGCGCGGCCGTGGGCGGAACTGGCGGAGGCCGGTGACCGCCTCGCCTCCGCCGTGCCGGGGGTGCTGCATGCCTGA
- a CDS encoding SIS domain-containing protein has product MKPEVLVRQADRLGDDLRARAGESIARATELTAAGAFAGIGRVVLVGNGDSHHAAHAAALAFVKFAGVACEPLPAQRFADYPGPGMGRGTLVVGISASGGSPMVVEAIRRARELGAVTVAVTGRPGSALTDAAEHPFVATLPGLEPSPGVRTHQLSLLLLLALAIGIGTRRAVLSTVEQQRLAGELGALADLVEETAALARPVCARIAAEVANAPLRIFLGTGPSHGSALHAAAKIVESAGLPSLGQDTEEWWHVERFCRPADLPVFVLAQPGTAHRRAVALAARARQRGRRLRFVGEAGEYGAPDVPIAGPVRAEFAPLVYGVFAPYLAADVAAELGHEPFLADLSG; this is encoded by the coding sequence ATGAAGCCGGAAGTGCTGGTGCGGCAAGCGGATCGGCTCGGCGACGACCTGCGCGCGCGGGCCGGCGAGAGTATCGCGCGGGCCACGGAGCTGACCGCGGCCGGCGCCTTCGCCGGGATCGGCCGGGTGGTGTTGGTCGGCAACGGCGATTCCCACCATGCCGCCCACGCGGCCGCGCTGGCGTTCGTGAAGTTCGCCGGCGTCGCGTGCGAACCCCTGCCCGCGCAACGGTTCGCCGACTACCCGGGCCCCGGGATGGGCCGGGGCACTCTCGTCGTGGGGATCTCGGCCTCCGGCGGCAGCCCGATGGTGGTCGAGGCGATCCGGCGGGCCAGGGAACTGGGTGCGGTGACTGTCGCGGTGACCGGCCGGCCGGGCAGCGCCCTGACCGACGCCGCGGAACATCCGTTCGTCGCGACCCTGCCCGGTCTCGAACCCTCGCCAGGGGTCCGCACCCACCAGCTCAGCCTGCTGCTTCTGCTGGCGCTCGCGATCGGGATCGGCACACGCCGGGCGGTACTGTCCACAGTGGAGCAACAACGGCTGGCAGGCGAACTCGGCGCGCTGGCGGACCTGGTCGAGGAAACCGCGGCACTGGCCCGCCCCGTCTGCGCGCGGATCGCGGCCGAGGTCGCGAACGCTCCGCTGCGGATCTTCCTCGGCACCGGCCCGAGCCACGGCAGTGCCCTGCACGCCGCGGCCAAGATCGTCGAATCCGCCGGCTTGCCGAGCCTCGGGCAGGACACCGAGGAGTGGTGGCACGTCGAGCGCTTCTGCCGCCCGGCGGACCTGCCGGTGTTCGTGCTCGCCCAGCCCGGTACCGCGCACCGGCGGGCGGTGGCCCTCGCCGCGCGGGCCCGGCAGCGCGGGCGGCGGCTGCGCTTCGTGGGCGAAGCCGGCGAATACGGCGCTCCGGACGTGCCGATCGCCGGTCCGGTGCGGGCGGAGTTCGCGCCACTCGTGTACGGCGTCTTCGCCCCGTACCTGGCCGCGGACGTGGCGGCCGAGCTGGGCCACGAACCGTTTCTGGCCGACCTGTCCGGCTGA
- a CDS encoding aldehyde dehydrogenase family protein — MTGEGSATLLLDPRTGQVRGLAPIGDEYAVSAVVAAARDGARTWSRLSGPDRADRLATLAGHLGERIEEYVDLECAGTGKPRGDARLEVAAGVRRLRAYAGVAGTPPADGATPLGLAGVLVHWSYPLLSALQQALPALAAGNAVVVKPAESTPDSMQLLAENAVAILGADVLNVVTGDRRTGRSLVAGPVDALSFAGDTGSAIDIAHGAGLRPAYLWWGGNSPAVVLPGAPAQTYRTLARARMHNAGQNFAPARVITLRENYEQAVHGLADAVAGCRAGADFGPMNGLEQLTLFDTAVATSDAGFSFESGMCLEPPERNGFWRAARVLADLAPDAPAVRGEVPGPMLTVQAAADPEAAVRLANSSPSHAASVWGPATRALEVARVLRAKEISVNWVSGAGTAFGGVDVRCRPEHLAASVADYRVRRTIWPAPSAE, encoded by the coding sequence ATGACCGGGGAAGGGTCCGCGACCCTGCTGCTCGACCCGCGCACCGGGCAGGTCCGCGGCCTGGCACCGATCGGTGACGAGTACGCCGTGTCCGCCGTGGTCGCCGCCGCGCGGGACGGGGCACGGACGTGGTCCCGGCTGAGCGGCCCGGACCGTGCGGACCGGCTGGCCACGCTCGCCGGGCACCTCGGCGAGCGCATCGAGGAGTACGTCGACCTGGAATGTGCCGGCACGGGCAAGCCGCGCGGCGATGCCCGGCTCGAGGTGGCCGCGGGAGTGCGCCGCTTGCGCGCCTACGCCGGCGTGGCCGGGACACCACCCGCCGACGGCGCCACCCCCCTCGGGCTGGCCGGGGTGCTCGTGCACTGGTCGTATCCGCTGCTTTCCGCGCTGCAGCAGGCGTTGCCCGCCTTGGCCGCGGGCAACGCGGTAGTGGTGAAACCGGCCGAGAGCACCCCTGACTCGATGCAGCTCCTCGCCGAGAACGCGGTGGCGATCCTCGGCGCGGACGTGCTGAACGTGGTCACCGGTGACCGCCGGACCGGCCGCAGTCTGGTGGCGGGCCCGGTGGACGCGCTCTCCTTCGCGGGCGACACCGGAAGCGCCATCGACATCGCCCATGGCGCGGGGCTGCGGCCTGCGTACCTGTGGTGGGGCGGAAACAGCCCGGCGGTGGTCCTGCCCGGCGCGCCCGCGCAGACCTACCGGACCCTGGCCCGAGCACGGATGCACAACGCGGGACAGAACTTCGCCCCCGCACGGGTGATCACGCTTAGGGAGAACTACGAGCAGGCAGTGCACGGGCTCGCCGACGCAGTGGCCGGATGCCGGGCGGGAGCCGACTTCGGGCCGATGAACGGACTCGAGCAGCTCACCCTGTTCGACACCGCGGTGGCCACCAGCGACGCCGGGTTCTCCTTCGAGTCCGGGATGTGCCTCGAACCACCGGAGCGCAACGGTTTCTGGCGCGCTGCCCGGGTGCTCGCCGACCTCGCCCCGGACGCCCCGGCCGTGCGGGGCGAGGTGCCCGGGCCGATGCTGACCGTGCAAGCGGCCGCCGATCCCGAGGCGGCCGTACGGCTGGCGAACTCCTCGCCGTCGCACGCCGCCAGTGTGTGGGGCCCGGCGACGCGAGCGCTCGAGGTCGCACGAGTGCTGCGTGCGAAGGAAATCTCGGTGAACTGGGTGTCCGGGGCCGGGACCGCATTCGGTGGCGTCGATGTCCGCTGCCGTCCGGAGCACCTTGCCGCGTCGGTCGCGGACTACCGGGTTCGGCGGACCATCTGGCCGGCCCCTTCGGCCGAGTGA
- a CDS encoding phosphopantetheine-binding protein, whose translation MADALAGRTGDALVAALRELVLRQLPATEAELGPDSPLREAGLTSLRTVATLVAIEDALGRDLPPELITAETFGSLRTLAAAIEPVAAATGIR comes from the coding sequence ATGGCAGACGCCTTGGCGGGGCGGACCGGCGACGCACTGGTCGCGGCCCTGCGCGAACTGGTCCTGCGGCAACTGCCGGCCACCGAGGCGGAGCTGGGTCCTGACAGCCCGCTGCGCGAGGCCGGTCTCACCTCGCTGCGCACCGTCGCGACGCTGGTCGCCATCGAGGACGCGCTGGGCAGGGACCTTCCTCCCGAGCTGATCACCGCGGAGACCTTCGGTAGCCTCCGTACGCTGGCCGCCGCGATCGAGCCGGTGGCCGCGGCCACCGGGATCCGCTGA
- a CDS encoding class I SAM-dependent DNA methyltransferase: protein MGNYYSEGFASFFDTSYTGWVNRFSPKLVAHLARVPGTDRTAVDICCGTGVTAAWFLDAGWTLHGVDGSKSMLDLARARHAGAIAAGRFAVTQADAREFTLPAPVSACVSMDGALNHLPSTEDLRECFAAAYAALAPGGEFVFDLYEQTHFLHWNHVTLTDTPDAVVVKRGVWDTDTRTGMLRVSGMFGAGDRARRVDQTLTSWYYDHEDVTDALRAAGFAPVPHEFGGADLKCDSGSCSRTDVPCRAIYAARKS, encoded by the coding sequence ATGGGCAACTACTATTCGGAGGGGTTCGCCTCCTTCTTCGACACCAGCTACACCGGGTGGGTCAACCGGTTCTCGCCGAAACTGGTCGCGCACCTGGCGCGGGTGCCCGGTACCGACCGCACGGCGGTGGACATCTGCTGTGGCACCGGGGTGACCGCGGCCTGGTTCCTCGACGCGGGATGGACGCTGCACGGCGTCGACGGGTCCAAGTCGATGCTGGACCTCGCGCGTGCCCGGCACGCCGGAGCGATCGCGGCGGGCCGGTTCGCGGTGACACAGGCCGATGCCCGCGAGTTCACCCTCCCGGCGCCGGTGTCCGCGTGTGTCAGCATGGACGGCGCGCTCAACCACCTGCCGTCCACCGAGGACCTGCGCGAGTGCTTCGCCGCGGCGTACGCGGCCCTCGCCCCGGGCGGTGAGTTCGTCTTCGACCTCTACGAGCAGACGCACTTCCTGCACTGGAACCACGTCACACTCACCGACACCCCCGACGCGGTCGTGGTCAAGCGCGGCGTCTGGGACACCGACACCCGCACCGGGATGCTGCGCGTGTCGGGGATGTTCGGTGCGGGCGACCGTGCCCGGCGCGTGGACCAGACACTGACGAGCTGGTACTACGACCACGAAGACGTCACCGATGCCCTGCGAGCGGCGGGTTTCGCCCCGGTGCCGCACGAGTTCGGCGGGGCGGACCTCAAATGCGATTCGGGGTCGTGCTCGCGGACCGACGTCCCGTGCCGGGCGATCTACGCGGCCCGCAAATCCTGA
- a CDS encoding BtpA/SgcQ family protein: protein MPEFAARAGHKVLLGMIHLPPLPGSPYHRRGALGRIVETAVRSARALENGGADGCLVQTADRVYGTGDEADPARVAAMTLVVSEVVRATGPGFRTGVQIMRNAVSASLAVATVAGASFVRAATLVGATLSPQGLVEGDPLRVMSYRRSIEAEDVALVADVDSMHFSWLSGDKTTGQVAKWAVDAGADAVTLAHRDEDRTLAMIASVRETAPAAPVLLAGYTNHRNAARLVGAADGAFVGTCLESDGWGGEVEEQRVHDYVTAVRAVGE, encoded by the coding sequence ATGCCTGAGTTCGCTGCCCGTGCCGGGCACAAGGTGCTGCTGGGCATGATCCACCTGCCGCCGCTGCCGGGCAGCCCGTACCACCGCCGCGGCGCGCTCGGCCGGATCGTCGAGACCGCCGTGCGCTCGGCACGCGCCCTGGAGAACGGGGGCGCCGACGGCTGCCTGGTGCAGACCGCGGACCGGGTCTACGGGACGGGGGACGAAGCCGACCCGGCCCGCGTGGCGGCGATGACGCTCGTGGTTTCGGAAGTCGTGCGTGCGACCGGGCCCGGATTCCGGACCGGTGTGCAGATCATGCGCAACGCCGTCTCCGCGTCGCTGGCCGTGGCGACGGTCGCGGGTGCGTCGTTCGTGCGCGCGGCCACCCTGGTCGGTGCCACGCTCAGCCCACAGGGCCTGGTCGAGGGCGATCCGCTGCGCGTGATGAGCTACCGGCGCAGCATCGAGGCCGAGGACGTCGCGCTCGTCGCCGACGTCGACTCGATGCACTTCTCGTGGCTCAGCGGGGACAAGACCACCGGCCAGGTCGCGAAATGGGCCGTCGACGCCGGCGCCGACGCGGTCACCCTCGCTCACCGCGACGAGGACCGGACCCTGGCCATGATCGCGTCGGTCCGCGAGACGGCGCCCGCCGCGCCGGTGCTGCTCGCGGGGTACACGAACCACCGCAACGCCGCCCGGCTGGTGGGCGCGGCCGACGGTGCGTTCGTCGGCACCTGCCTGGAAAGCGACGGCTGGGGCGGGGAGGTCGAGGAACAGCGGGTGCACGACTACGTGACCGCGGTCCGGGCGGTGGGGGAATGA